Within the Ailuropoda melanoleuca isolate Jingjing unplaced genomic scaffold, ASM200744v2 unplaced-scaffold51827, whole genome shotgun sequence genome, the region CAAAAACCATATACAGATTTCACATCTTTACACTGGTCACTGGTTACAAGACAATACAAAGTAAATACagctaaaacatttttaaaaaatgcaccaaGCTACTAATGAAGTCTCTaaacaaaacatttccaaaatgcAATGCTCGGTCCGTACATTCCCTTCTGAAGGCTGCTGCactattttctctcatttgacCTAGAACGGCTTCTAGACCTGGAGAACGAACGTGAAGGCTTGTGATTCCTCTCTCTGGATAAAGATCTTTCACGTCTACGGTCTCTGGAGAGTGACCTGCTACGGCTTCGTGAGAAGCTCCTGCGTCGAGGTGACCTGCGACGAGGCGGTGGGCTGCTTCTTCGACCTCTGTAATCCTCTCGTGGGCGTCTTCCTCCACCCCACGACGGAGGTGGACCACGATTTCTGCTGCGCTTCTCTCCGTTTGACAACTCTACCCTTACACGACAGCCACATAGCGTTCTTCCATCCAGCTCCCTTACAGCATCGGCGGCATCTCGTGGATCTTCAAACTCAACAAAGGCAAAACCTGGCGGGTTTCGTGCAACCCAAACACTGCGTAAAGGCCCATAGTATCCAAAAGCACGCTCCAGTTCAGTCTTGTTCCCATTATTCCCAAGGTTGCCAACATAGACCTTGCAGTCGAGTGGGCAAGTGTCCCGATGCATGGCTGCTTCGTAGTAGGTTCAG harbors:
- the LOC117799524 gene encoding serine/arginine-rich splicing factor 3-like produces the protein MHRDTCPLDCKVYVGNLGNNGNKTELERAFGYYGPLRSVWVARNPPGFAFVEFEDPRDAADAVRELDGRTLCGCRVRVELSNGEKRSRNRGPPPSWGGGRRPREDYRGRRSSPPPRRRSPRRRSFSRSRSRSLSRDRRRERSLSRERNHKPSRSFSRSRSRSRSNERK